In Serinus canaria isolate serCan28SL12 chromosome 4, serCan2020, whole genome shotgun sequence, the sequence ATAATTTATTTGGTTGGACTCTACAAATATACACATTATATCACTCCAGAAGAACTTGAGAAGCACTTTTTTCTTGTTCCCAGGGTCTCTTGACTGTTGGTGAGACGTTGCAGTCATAATGATAGAATCGGTTTACAGTTGCATATTCTGCCAAATAGCTCACAAATTATATTTGGCAAACAACACTGACTCTGTTCACAAAGATAATGATctgatgttttgtttgtgtggaaaggaaaatattattttagagCTTGTGACAGAATTTCAAAAACTTTGTGCGGTATTCTCAACATGTGATACATTTAAAAGTTACCACTCTATTAAATACAGAGTAACACAGATTTTCAACTGAtccctgaaaaagaaaaaaaaaaaatcaaacagatgTTCAATTAAATACATTGTGTCCATTTTACTTCCTCCGTATTTACCCAGACCTACACAACAGCTGGTGCAGATATTCATGCACTACTTTTTACGTCTGACGGTGTCAAAACATACAAATGAGTTGCCATGTAGGCTTCTCACCCCTAGAGGATTTTGTGTTATAGGAGTGCTTTCAGGATGGATTCTGAAATCCATATTTCAGAAGAATATGGATTCAGCAGAATGGGAAATGCTCCCTCAGACTTGACCCGCCTGAAGCAAGCAGCCAGCAGGCAATCTGGAAAGGAAATCAGCAGAACCTTGACAGTGCTTTTCTTTGGATGGCtctgaggagaaaatgaaaggagCCCTGGATTTGAACAGAATCTGGAACTCCGCTCTGAGACAGAGACCTCTGAGGTGGTTTCCGTTCTATAACCTGCAGTACAAACCTGCCTGGTAAAAGCTAAACTTCAGTGGGAAACCCACTGGGAATTTGTTTTGCATCAGGCCAAGGATAGAGTGCACCATAGCAGTAGTGTGCCCTGACTCAGATGACACCCGCAGCCAGACTGTCAGCAGGCTCAGCTAGCATGCCGTCAgtgtcctgctctcctccactgctagcacagcagtgtcccagcagagTTCAGTCTGGGAACCAGGTGCCATTTCTTGAGTCTGGGAGAGGGCTTCTGCTCTGAtttgtcaccgacatagtttatgaaaaatcctttacttaggatttttcctctcctgagaactgagaggcctcggaacaaactgtaaacaattcttatctgctgctgtggaatgcaacggggagaaatctgtgattggccccgtcagactgtttgcaattaagagcctatcacagaacacctgttcggcccgtctcgggctgagaagacttcagtttacacattcttttctattcttagcttaaccttggtagtgaaatctttctctttattcttttagtatagtttttatatcttatatatcatatcataataaatcaagccgtctgatgcatggagtcaactgtctcgtctcctccctcatcctgggaccccagaaaaccatgtaacactGATTCTTTTCAGTGGGTGAAATATGCTGTGGGACTGCTGCAGGGATGGTAGACGAGGCACTGCccaaaagagaagggaaagttGGTTACACTAACTTCAGCAGAAAGGGTTGCCCTGACCCTTGGAAAGGGGCCAGACCCAGGGCCTTCATCTTGATAATGACAGCAAACAAAAGCCCTGGAATGACTGGGATCATATCTGCCTCTGATTACCTAGGATGGTTTGGGGAACCTCCTCTGAAGTTTTCTGAAGGAGATAAGCATCAGCTGCTGTCCTTCTCCTTGTGTGATCCGCATCTTTGTGCAGCTTCTTTGACTGGACTTTTGGGATGGAAAAACAATAATACAATAAGAAACATGGCAATGACCATCCCCAGAGAAGCATCTTTtgtgggaaaggacagggaatgTGGGACACTTGATCTGAGCTTGAGATAAGAACCAGCAGCTGTTGCTGAGGTTAGGCAGAACTGTGGCTGTGGTCTTGGGGAGGTTATGGCCACTGGTCTAGAGCTGGCTAGGAACTTGCAGGCTCCCAGCTGTGAACAGGGCTCTTTCCTGCCCTTCATGGATGTTTTCCACTAGACAGACAAGAGCTGCTTGTACTGAGGCAGCAAAGTGCCTGAATGTTTATCAAAGGCCATGACTGGTGGTAAAGACTGAAATGCCCAGAAATGAGAATTGTAAAGAGGGAAGACTACTTCATGTAGGGCTGTCTTgcctcttttccccctctctgtgAAGCCCTGCCTTTTCCCTTTAAGAGAAAAGAAGCTGGAAATGTGGGAAGGACTGGATTCATGCAATCTGGAGATTGCAGAAGGAGCTAGCAGGGAATAATAGAAAGATGCACAGGGTACAGACGTTTGATTTTACAGAAAGACTGGAAGGAGGTGACACACAAACTTGGTTTTGGTCTCACTGGGTGGAGATAGATAGTAAAGCACACAGAGTCCATGAGCAAGTTAAAGGGGAACTGGCATGTGTGGCATGTCTGGTTAATATGTCAGCCCCTATATCTATCTGTCTTCTTCCTTCAAACTCACTAAAGCAAACACAATGAGATCTTTAAAGGGTTTATCTTTAGGGGAAGTTTGCTAGGAAAATGCTGGCTGCAAGGCCAGATTCTGCCTATGTCTGGGCTTCAGAGGCAGCTGCTAATAACTAACTCTAAGCTGACCTTCATGCTGCCATCTAGTGTTTCCTCACAGACAGAAACAACATCccaaaaaataaactgcagctCCATAATGTTGTATTTAGTACAAATCTGATTTATTCCTGCTGAAATACAATGCTGGACAACACACAAGCTGAAGGAGGGGGAATGGGAAAGAGACATGGAGAAGCCACTGCTCAAGGTGAATATTTAGGGAGAcaccttttcttaaaaaaatttgtAACTATTTcatccaggagcagggaatcaTCTCCATGGCAAGATAATTATTCCAAACCagaatttttccacattttttcactctgtgaaATTAATATGGCTGTTTGCAAGGTGCAGCAGTACACAATAGGGCTAGAATCCCAGAAGAAGTTTGTCTTAACTAAGAGAGACCAGCACAAGATGTTTGCTATGTTCTTGTCTGTAATTGCTACACTCTTAAAAACCCTTCATGGAATGGTTATCTACAGCCATCAGATGATGATTTCCCTTTCAAGTGTACACAATGGCTAACAAATTATTGTGGGGGAAACATGCAGAAGATTTGACTCTTGGCTCTTTAAAGCCTCATCCCTGGCTTCAAGGAGCTGTAACAGGAGACTTTTTCAACTGCTGCACATCCTGTATTCATACTGGAACTGTAGAACTCTCACCCTAATAATAACAAGTCAAGAGTTCATGGCTGGATGATGCATTTACATCAGagcatttcttttccccatGCTTCTTTTAGGCATTTTGAGTTGAAGTCCAAAACAAACCCGAAGCATCCACAATCACTGCTCTCTTTTGGAGAACTTGATTTCTGAGCTTTGTTTCCTGACAATCTGAGTAAGAAAGCTGCAAGGAAGGAATAGATAAGGGGAAAAGGGTAAAAGTCTAATTTAAGAAAACAGACTGCccaaggggaaaggaaaggcatAATCAGCAGCTTTTAAAGGGCTCCTGGTGGCATTGTATGATATCAGGAATGAATTTACTAATTTGCAGGaaatttttcccatttataATAAAATTCTGATACCAGGATTTGAACATTTATACATGTGAAATGACTGCATGATTTCAATGCAGTCAGAACATGGCTGGTTTATGTGAAGAGGAatagcagcacagaaaaaacagaaccaaaCTCTTCAAAAAGGAGCAAAGAGGACAGTGTACTGCTCTGCTTACAAATCACCTTTTAGGTCACAACATGGAAATTGTCTCTTGGGCCTTTCAAAGATTTAGttcacagcacagaaagtccTCAGGTGGACAATGGTGGAGTCCCTGTTTTTCATTCATATTATTCCTGTTTTTCACCAAGAGAATTACATCCTGGATCCCAGTCCCACCCAATACAGCCTATTGCTGGATTAAGGCATCATTGTTCTTCCTCTCTAGCTGCTGGAACCAGGCTGTTACATCCATGTAGGTTACCTCAAGCTTTTTCCTAACGCACCAAACAAGGCTACGTTTTAGCAGCCTTCTTCTATGCCTAGTGGACTTTGAATTCAGGCCCAGTAGATTTGTATGCTCTGAATACAGGAAGTTTCTTTTCCAAAGCTTGTGTTTAATGCTCACTGCTGTGGAAGTCACATTCTCTTTTAGTTCCTTGTTCCATCAAATCATGAAGACACTAAGTCAGcataaatgaatgaaaaagagACACACTTCAACTCTCTTCCAAAGtgttcagcatttctgtggaTTACAGAGGAGCGAGACACTTGCATTTGACAGCTTCATCTCTAAAGAGCCAATCTGGGAATACCACAGGAGAAAGGCTTGAAAACCAAGAACCTGTAAGCAGACTCTTCAGAATCTGCATCATCTTCTTGATTCCAAAAGTGGCCACACACTTGCTGATGTGGGATACAGGGCCCACAGAGCAACGGCCATATGGTTCCAAAAACAacctgtgccccagccagcagggacagactACCTCTGCATCTCTGGCAGTGGGGCTCACCAAAACCTGAAGAGAAAGGGGGTACTTCTTTCTGAGTGACCGCTGCTTTTACTATGTGGGAAAGTAGATGGATCTTTGTGGATACAACATAGGCCAAAGCCACAGCAATCAGCACAAAGCTTGTGGGGGGCATGCCATGGTCTCTGCTCTCCTGTCTCCACCAACAAGAGGTGGAGactctttttaatatttttaagctgTTCTAAAATTTTTATGCTGTAATTTTTAAGATATATTTTGTGTAAAtgttacaaaagaaaatttatcaTTTCTTAAGGAACAAATTTCCCCTGCACCCACACaacttcctttctctctctcctcctcctcttccaatGGTAGATTAAACATGCCAATGGAAAGCTTGCCGAGCTATTGAATTGGGGGGATTTTTTACCATTTAATCAAGACGTAGAAGTTcagctgttcttttcttttcagttttgggGACAGAGATTTTGCCCATCAGGCAAGTTACATAAATAGGAAGGACTTTAACTTAAAACATCAGTATGTTGTTTGTCTCGTCATTCACTATAACATTTCTCTAGTACCAGGCATGGCTGCCTCCCGAATAAGCAGAGTTAAAACTTTCCTGTAGGTGTCTAAGACCTCTTGGGCAGAGGGACGTTCTGATGGGTCCTTTTTCTTACATGCTGCATGGATGTCAAACAGATGCAGTCGTACAATGTCACTTCCTTCAACATGGCCCAAGAAAAAATTGGAGACATCTGGGATTTTCCAGATGTCTGTTTTCTCATCATAGGGAGGCATGAGGTCATCTTCGAATGGCACATCTTCTCCATAGGGCCAACGCTGCTCTGGAGCTACAAACTCACCCTGGAGCTCCCTGTGACCACACTTCACCAGCCTGCCAGCACTCCTGTTCACAAGAGGCAAAGCGTCCAAATCATTCACCAGAACATGAAAGTCACTTGTCAGGAGATACTGGGAGAGAACCTTGTCCAGGTCATTTGAGTCACACATCACTAAGGTGCCCAGGGGGCTGCTGTGCAGGTACCGAATGACACTCACGTAGTCTATAGCAAGCATCAGCCTGCGATGCCAGGTGTTCATGCCCTTGTATTTGGGAATGTGGAGAGTTTCATTCAGGCCTCTCAGTGAACCAAGAGGATGGTACTCGGTGAGGATTGTGAACTGTGGCTCACAGTAGCCAAGCAGCCGGACAACATGCTTGCTCTGAAGGGCTTTCAGCATCTTCAGTCCGTGGAGAAAGTCCTCCTTCAGCTCTGAGTTGGTGAGCTGTGAAAGGaccactttcttttccttccactcAGAAAGGAACACCTGAGAACACACAAGAAACACATAAGACACGTGGAGAGCCTTCTTCAATGAAGGGctaccagctgctgctgacctcTTCCTGTGACTGGTTAGTCACAACTGCAAATTACAGTCGCCAGGCACAGTCAGCTTTAGTAGAGCCACGTACCTGTCACAGCGAGCCCTTTCCGATGCCACAGTTATATCACAATTTTCTATGTTTTCTTTGGAATAGACAATGCATATGAATTAAGTTATTTTATATCACCCAAATAGCCAGTCTCACTCTGCCATGATTGTATTAATCTGTGATTTTGCTTGTGTAGCTGGATGTCGTTTGGTGTCAGAGAGGTGGCCCAGGTTATGCTCTTGTACCTGTATGCCTTATCATATGAGTAGCCATATGGTCCCGGATGCCTACAGTAATTAGCTGCTGAGAGGATAATTAGCCAGCAAACTGTGAAAGCTCTTTatccagagaagagaagaaagaaaatccaaactCACCTTTTTCACAGCACCTTCACCAACACACTTGAGTTTCCTAACTTCCCTATTTATGGCCTCGCAGGAAAGCCACGGGGAACAATTCTTCATCGCTCCGAATTTGAAATGCCCAAAAGGGCAGAGGCCAGAGTCCGTTTCGACACGtcccagagagctggaaaactTGCTAAGGTACAGGTAGAGAAGGGCATTAAGGAGCAGGACGGCCACAAGCAGTAACGCCAGCGAGATGGATGGCACCTCTCTGGGAAGAAACTCCCTTCTAACGAAATGCGGTTTCTTTTCCATGGCCGTGCCTTCCGCATCCTCCGTGAAATACGGAGGCTAAGCAGGACCCTCTTCCCAGTCCGGGGATGAACGCCTGTACGGCTTTTTCAGCGCCGGCTGCCCAGCCGTCCCGCAGGCACCGCGCTCCGGCGCCTGCAGCCTACGACGAGAGGCCAGGCGCGGCAGCGGGACGTGTTAAAGACGGCTGCAAGCTCGACGCTCGCCGCGCTGCGCATCCTCCCGCGCTTCCGCGCAGGCGGGCCCGAGCTGAGGGCGGCGCGGGCCGGGACGCCTGACCCCGGAAAACACCGGGAAGCGCGGCCGCGCGGGGCGGTGGCGGCCCCGCCCTGGGGCGGAGCGCGGCgcgatggcggcggcggcggggctggtGGCCGCGGTGGCGGCGGCGCTGGGCGCGCTGCTGACGGCACCCGGCCTCTCGCAGCCCGACGGGCCGGGCGCGCCCGGGccccgcggcggggcggcggcggcggcggagcggcggcggtCGGGGCGGATGGACCAGGCGCTGCTGCTCGTCCGCAACGAGCTGCCCGCCCCGGGCCTGAACCTCACCGCccgctccagctcctgccaccagGTGAGGGGCTGTGCCGGGCGGGGGTCACCCCCCGGCCTCCGCTTCTGACAGCCCGGCCAGCGGCGGGGCTGCTCGGCTGCTCCGGCGTCTCCCCGGGGCTTCGTCAGGTCGCTTCGCTTCGGTTTTACCTTCGAGCAGCACGCAGGGAATTCCCgcagcaggagatgctccagccctgtggcaTCTTTCCTTGTCTTTGCCACCATGCAAGTCAGAGCCCCCTTTCACTCTCCTTTGGCACTAATGAGCTCCCTTCACCCTCTTCTTCCACAGTGCTTGTATCAGTTCCTGGCGTTTGTCCCACCAAGCAACGAGAGCCTGAGAAAACCAGGCACGGCGTTGGTAATGGTTGATACGCAGCATCCACTCACCCTGCTGCTCAACAGCTCTGGGGGTGACAGAGATCTCTGCAAGTAGGTGACCCAGCCCCAGGGAGTACATGGATAGCGCTATCCTCTATTtgtgttggtttgttgttggtttttggttttttgttttttttcccttggagcCATATGCCTCATCACCTcctttttcccagctgtttaGGCCTAGAACTCAGTCTTCACCCCACTGCTGGAACAGTGGTGTACTTTGGAATTGTGCTGAAAGGATCTAGGTGCAAGCAGGAGCAAAAACGGTGTTCATTGAGGCAGCATGTGCAAGCACCTGGTTTCTCTTGCAGGGAGTCTCTAGTTCCAGAAGACAAATGATGGCAGTGCATGTGTGGTACAGAATTGGTGCTGGGCTAGGGGAGGGTAATGCTTGGAAGAGGCAAGGTTCTGGTTAGGTCACAGTGTTGGTCCAAGTTTTTGGCTTGCCTTTCCTAAAGCATTCAGGCTGACAGCCCCCTTGAGTGCTGCAGTGGTACCTGCATGTACTGGGGGTGGCTCAccaagttttgtttcctttatcaTTTGCAGGATTCAGTATCATTTTGGAGAGTTTGGCAATTATTCCCTTGTGGTAAAGACCATAAGTACAAGCAACCACACTGTTTCTTGTGACCTAATCATCAATGAAGGCCCTATCAACAGCTACCTTCGTATGTAGagttctctttttccctttcattctACAACCCACATGTCTCCCAGCAGAACCAGCTTCCTAAGAAGCCAGTGCAGCTACTCATGTTGTGCTGGAGTGTTGTCATGGGCTTGCCCCTCTTCTTTCTTGACATCCTTGCCTCCTTTTATACACCCATCTTGAGGCCCTGACCAGGATCAGGCCTCTTCACATGATATCCTGTCTGCCCACAACATTTTTGCAGCAGGCATTAGTACAGAAAAATCAGTGGGTATATGTCTGGAGGGAGATATTACTTCCTGTTTCCCTGCATGTTTTTGTATATATGCAGAAccctctctcttcttccctctaTCTTCTCTCACAAAATGGGAAACAAGTCACACAATGTTTgtctggatttttgtttgttgttgcaCTTTTAATTTAGAACGTGACCTTTTGTTCATCTCTTATCCAGGACCGTTTCAAACTCTTGTCTATGTCTCTTCTTTTCCATTATTCTTCAGTTCTTCCAGTTTCCtaactgtaaagaaaaattctcCATGCTTGCTAACTAGGTGTATTTCCCTTTCCCCTATCTTCTTCACATTGAGGCTGTTTTTAAACCTCTACTTCCTTCTTCAGAACATATCGCAGCACATCAGCTCTTCTCTCACTAGTGTCACAGCACATCAGCTCTTCTCTCACTAGTGTCTTGTGATGcaatgcagttttattttgctctttttatgCCAAGATGTGG encodes:
- the POMK gene encoding protein O-mannose kinase; this encodes MEKKPHFVRREFLPREVPSISLALLLVAVLLLNALLYLYLSKFSSSLGRVETDSGLCPFGHFKFGAMKNCSPWLSCEAINREVRKLKCVGEGAVKKVFLSEWKEKKVVLSQLTNSELKEDFLHGLKMLKALQSKHVVRLLGYCEPQFTILTEYHPLGSLRGLNETLHIPKYKGMNTWHRRLMLAIDYVSVIRYLHSSPLGTLVMCDSNDLDKVLSQYLLTSDFHVLVNDLDALPLVNRSAGRLVKCGHRELQGEFVAPEQRWPYGEDVPFEDDLMPPYDEKTDIWKIPDVSNFFLGHVEGSDIVRLHLFDIHAACKKKDPSERPSAQEVLDTYRKVLTLLIREAAMPGTREML